Proteins from a single region of Trypanosoma brucei brucei TREU927 chromosome 7, complete sequence:
- a CDS encoding kinesin, putative has product MNGIHLNSTIPMPEPSLGTIERCPSVGADLLEKSHFLHRPHSVPGSSSFLEETPAPDNYTPRLSKPAFCSLPSNLSSLGGRLSLHVAPEVEQLPDKTGVTDFTKSDQTMYGGAAVNGLNTQVTPKTEAASLLVGAKNTPAVFTMKRGTINVSVRVRPALRGSVKPTCCRLHKEDGLIEYVPPPKEFSVQPKAQGFASGSPFDSNSQQREIEERGSFFAFDAVLGGDTTQNEIMDRVGRPILQNVLEGFNGTILCYGQSGSGKTHTMLGPAGGLPERLADPDEAGILPRMLQELFARLENKGLHQTSSATTATEQERSQMRKTEAMSGGKASQPAREWGYAVEVSAMEIYKEDMYDLLQFILKPKTSKKGCDTTNETGAGGQSIDAKGVVCQNRVAVGTASRRAKSTASSATLKIRDVANVGVVVEGLSWHPVRDAEEALHVLKWAAVQRHVGSTAVNQRSGRSHLFFYIALRQREAPVVNKGQGALGLAPQPPLVITEIRSLATLVDLAGSERVADTKANGKRLEEARHINLSLTLLGNVIRKLTTNPKGGDAVHIPYRDSKLTRLLQESIGGNAVTALLCTISPDLKDATETLSTLQFAKCAKRVQNRPVVGRTETKAELLAKVRRLTVRNKWLEKQLSTMSSRLGSFGATSYSPELSDTPARDPRIVGLCSSRLSTLHHERESDDTFLGGFQDSLCSSPPVSLSRIVPHLCLRRKDGVNEGQVGRTPASEPRMRARARRIYRVTVFTSLSFAFWAFAARLLCMFVPSVRCLPAPVEEVFIPVADCPACMTVPLRRSRATQSESCETSL; this is encoded by the coding sequence ATGAATGGGATTCATTTAAATTCGACTATTCCCATGCCAGAACCCTCCCTTGGGACAATAGAGCGTTGCCCCTCCGTTGGTGCAGATCTTCTAGAGAAAAGCCACTTTCTTCACCGGCCTCACAGTGTCCCtggaagctcctcattcctTGAAGAGACACCAGCACCTGATAACTACACGCCGCGCCTCAGCAAACCGGCTTTTTGCTCCCTGCCGTCGAATTTGAGTTCTCTTGGGGGACGCTTGAGTTTACACGTTGCACCTGAGGTAGAGCAGCTCCCAGATAAAACAGGAGTAACAGACTTCACGAAAAGTGACCAAACAATGTACGGGGGTGCCGCTGTTAACGGCCTAAATACGCAGGTAACACCAAAGACAGAGGCGGCGTCTCTTTTAGTTGGCGCGAAAAACACCCCAGCGGTGTTCACTATGAAGCGCGGAACTATCAACGTCTCGGTTCGTGTACGACCAGCACTCCGTGGCTCTGTAAAACCAACCTGTTGCCGGCTGCACAAGGAAGACGGTTTAATTGAATACGTGCCCCCTCCGAAAGAGTTTAGTGTGCAGCCGAAGGCTCAGGGTTTCGCCTCTGGGAGTCCCTTCGACAGCAATTCGCAGCAGCGGGAAATAGAGGAGCGCGGCAGCTTCTTCGCCTTCGATGCCGTACTCGGAGGTGACACCACGCAGAACGAAATAATGGACCGCGTCGGTCGCCCTATTCTGCAGAATGTGCTGGAAGGATTCAATGGAACTATCCTCTGCTATGGACAGAGCGGAAGCGGTAAAACTCATACAATGCTTGGACCTGCGGGTGGCTTGCCTGAGCGCTTGGCTGACCCGGATGAGGCGGGGATATTACCGCGAAtgctgcaggagttgttTGCTCGGTTGGAAAACAAGGGTTTACATCAAACGTCCTCGGCAACCACGGCCACAGAGCAGGAGCGAAGTCAGATGAGAAAAACGGAAGCAATGTCTGGGGGCAAGGCCTCACAACCTGCACGCGAGTGGGGTTATGCAGTGGAAGTGAGTGCAATGGAAATCTACAAGGAAGACATGTACGATTTATTGCAGTTTATTTTGAAACCCAAAACTTCCAAAAAGGGCTGCGACACAACCAATGAAACGGGGGCTGGGGGCCAATCAATCGATGCAAAAGGGGTAGTGTGTCAGAATCGGGTCGCAGTTGGTACGGCCTCCCGTCGCGCCAAATCCACCGCGTCCAGTGCCACACTGAAAATACGGGACGTTGCAAATGTGGGAGTTGTTGTGGAAGGCCTTTCATGGCATCCGGTGCGTGATGCCGAGGAAGCGCTACATGTTCTCAAATGGGCAGCAGTGCAGCGTCATGTCGGTTCGACAGCAGTGAACCAGCGGAGTGGGCGCTCTCATCTATTCTTTTACATTGCATTACGGCAACGGGAGGCACCTGTGGTGAATAAGGGTCAGGGCGCGTTGGGTTTAGCACCGCAGCCGCCATTAGTAATAACAGAAATTCGATCATTAGCGACTCTGGTGGACTTGGCCGGTTCCGAGAGGGTAGCCGATACGAAGGCTAACGGAAAGCGACTAGAAGAGGCACGACACATTAATCTTTCCTTAACTCTGCTGGGGAATGTTATTAGGAAACTCACCACGAACCCTAAGGGAGGGGATGCCGTGCACATACCGTATCGTGACTCTAAACTCACACGGTTGTTGCAGGAAAGTATCGGCGGGAATGCCGTGACAGCGCTCCTCTGCACCATATCCCCGGATCTAAAGGACGCAACCGAAACCCTTTCAACACTACAGTTTGCTAAATGCGCCAAGAGGGTGCAGAACCGACCTGTCGTGGGTCGTACGGAGACGAAGGCCGAACTACTGGCAAAAGTAAGGAGGCTAACTGTACGTAACAAGTGGCTAGAAAAGCAGCTTTCAACAATGAGTAGTCGGTTAGGAAGTTTTGGCGCCACTTCATACAGCCCCGAGCTTTCAGATACGCCAGCCAGAGATCCACGGATTGTTGGATTGTGCTCTTCCCGTTTGAGTACGCTGCACCACGAAAGGGAATCGGATGATACGTTCCTGGGAGGTTTTCAGGATTCACTGTGCTCTTCACCACCTGTTTCCCTGAGTCGAATAGTGCCGCACCTCTGTCTGCGGCGTAAAGACGGTGTCAATGAAGGACAGGTGGGACGTACACCTGCAAGCGAGCCACGAATGCGTGCTCGCGCCAGGCGTATCTATAGAGTTACGGTATTTACTTCACTGAGCTTCGCTTTCTGGGCATTTGCTGCGCGGCTTCTATGCATGTTTGTCCCATCAGTAAGATGCTTGCCAGCACCCGTAGAGGAGGTATTCATTCCCGTAGCTGATTGTCCTGCATGCATGACTGTTCCTCTACGCCGCAGCCGCGCCACACAGTCCGAGAGTTGCGAGACATCCTtatga
- a CDS encoding CYC2-like cyclin, putative, with product MNPHACGVSNSWKPLSPQRDNIHTDMLDNINDNDGEDDACDYHRNHEMHKKVKRARTGTAHDVTTVAHINSNCSSCTSNGNDDKGRHVALIGSSDDNRNNTEVVCNKGVKNNNNSDTSAASGAVDERGAVNGLSPSCGQEEEARDELGQKCGHENNEVAGGRDTTKGSGFIAPDGDGRPADGHDSNGVVNGDDNADGEKRAVTLPIELDTVCRGLVLFLESLCEENSSEPLLTTDFHSSSIPGTSIAAYTQRFRLRGSFSGETLLVSLIMLLKYSFTISHPVTYYNVHRLMITSAMLSAKMREDRFFDNRYYSFLGGIKLSEMNKLELRFCSVLGWDLWIDDEDYETLARLMRRLVKELAEVEVSSNNDCVGEDVSAQNEVALREFGARFWAEHLRPWKCGLESNLARRAQRMEQSDRIFLNRIRERSRQFYLSESNGINGYGCSAVLVPTIYGRQMYQMTTPVMINRSGEACMDKKVDFRQQQQQQQQQFGIANRNSRELGTDHSVAAAAASSSVTAASACATMVGASGTVANGFSSFGNSVRMDGGSLVTTKGQYVVDGSSSSAPRPHNFDHTNGQSCVDPFKKDLKTSVTGSVGGAGVSCDTVGNGVNNGHRYASGTSVGNGTTGSAVKQQRRGNVSENHNNNNTNDIVVVNGSSGTDASNTGSNKWFSRTVRSKIQHASAIAVSDEQQQQPPAEKGLPWQRGERGVGAKRRKPDHYRDYR from the coding sequence ATGAATCCACACGCCTGTGGTGTTTCTAATTCGTGGAAGCCCCTTTCGCCACAGCGAGACAACATACACACCGACATGCTGGACAATATCAATGATAACGACGGCGAGGACGATGCATGTGATTACCATCGTAATCATGAAATGCATAAAAAGGTAAAACGAGCAAGGACAGGGACTGCTCACGATGTCACAACAGTCGCCCACATTAATTCAAATTGTAGTAGCTGCACGAGCAATGGTAATGATGATAAAGGTAGGCACGTAGCCCTTATAGGTAGTAGCGACGACAATCGTAATAACACCGAAGTGGTGTGCAACAAAGGggttaaaaacaacaacaacagcgacaCAAGTGCCGCTAGTGGTGCTGTGGATGAGAGGGGTGCAGTGAACGGATTATCTCCTTCGTGTGggcaagaggaggaagcacgaGATGAACTGGGGCAAAAGTGTGGCCACGAAAACAACGAAGTTGCGGGGGGACGTGACACGACGAAAGGCAGTGGGTTTATTGCACCAGATGGTGATGGCCGTCCTGCTGATGGCCACGATAGTAATGGTGTTGTCAACGGGGATGATAATGCTGATGGAGAGAAGAGAGCTGTGACGCTTCCAATTGAACTGGACACAGTATGCAGGGGCCTCGTGCTTTTCTTGGAGAGCTTATGCGAGGAAAACTCATCGGAGCCGCTTCTCACAACAGATTTCCATTCCTCCTCGATTCCTGGGACGTCAATAGCTGCCTATACCCAGCGCTTCAGGTTGAGGGGTTCCTTCAGTGGGGAGACGCTTCTGGTAAGCCTCATTATGCTGCTCAAGTATTCTTTTACCATTTCCCACCCCGTTACGTACTATAACGTGCACCGCCTCATGATCACCAGCGCTATGCTCAGTGCTAAGATGCGTGAAGATCGGTTCTTCGACAATAGGTATTATAGTTTTCTTGGTGGTATTAAACTATCGGAGATGAACAAACTCGAGCTGCGCTTCTGTTCAGTGCTAGGGTGGGATCTGTGGATAGATGACGAGGACTATGAAACGCTAGCGAGACTCATGAGGCGGCTCGTTAAGGAACTTGCCGAAGTGGAGGTCAGCAGCAACAATGACTGCGTTGGAGAGGACGTTAGCGCACAGAACGAGGTAGCGCTACGGGAGTTTGGGGCCCGCTTTTGGGCTGAACACCTCCGTCCCTGGAAATGTGGGCTCGAGTCAAACCTCGCACGACGGGCCCAGCGCATGGAACAGAGCGATCGGATTTTCCTGAACCGAATTCGAGAAAGGAGCCGCCAGTTTTACCTTTCGGAGAGCAACGGGATTAACGGTTATGGCTGTTCTGCTGTATTGGTGCCTACCATATACGGTCGCCAAATGTACCAGATGACCACACCAGTGATGATCAACAGGAGTGGAGAGGCTTGTATGGACAAGAAGGTAGACTTCcgtcagcaacaacaacaacagcagcagcagtttgGCATTGCCAATCGTAACAGTCGAGAACTTGGCACTGACCACAGCGTAGCTGCCGCAGCAGCTTCAAGCTCTGTTACTGCGGCATCGGCATGCGCGACAATGGTGGGGGCGTCGGGTACCGTAGCTAATGGCTTCTCGTCATTTGGAAATTCCGTCCGCATGGATGGAGGCTCGCTGGTTACTACAAAAGGTCAATACGTTGTTGATGgctcttcctcttccgcgCCACGCCCTCACAACTTCGACCACACCAATGGGCAAAGTTGTGTGGATCCATTCAAGAAAGATTTAAAGACCTCTGTGACCGGTAGTGTTGGAGGCGCCGGTGTAAGTTGTGACACCGTTGGTAACGGCGTTAATAACGGCCATCGCTACGCTAGTGGGACTTCAGTAGGAAACGGTACAACTGGCTCAGCAGTGAAGCAACAACGTAGGGGTAACGTCAGTGAAAaccataataataacaacaccaacgATATCGTTGTTGTTAATGGTAGTAGCGGCACTGATGCCTCCAACACAGGCTCAAATAAATGGTTCTCGCGCACGGTACGAAGCAAAATACAGCACGCATCCGCGATcgcagtgtcggatgagcagcagcagcagccaccAGCAGAAAAAGGACTGCCATGGCAAAGGGGTGAAAGAGGTGTAGGAGCGAAGCGGCGTAAACCTGATCACTACAGGGACTACCGATAA
- a CDS encoding dual specificity protein phosphatase, putative: MEREATKRERGKKGKKNERGETPPGSSSDHWDGRNTASLHPTTEPTGRASRSSGGTRFEPRARVHSLPPDSHLVSSVPLHVPPITTTTTGGRAKVALQRQKQQEEEEEFSKTMPLPLTTTFNWDEELTDEHEDLWPPLAVQKDSLATGAQKITMSAAAGDERQSNANSRAPDHRSNPTQRERAAGLLTTLPATCKTTSYVRPFVGSVRIEGEEESRDSQLVAGLTSTRTTSAFTPRSPLARAPLGTNERTFRSNISCTGGALRCEALGGLEGRVCNTRGGVPRSTAKFDDIVTPPLSVGKDEARSFSIGRCSDILRGGARICPGVDTSEDTEGNRTPEAVSQSPTVDVSQPLVREYSYFEEQSVSINRGLGEGRDFSPSLPCQGMVEEGPGVDTMAARAEGGEEVGSNSRWQRIRDRLSAANANPLLITLPQSPSFSPVTAASPEASANNETDRHSAPRGPSTTLSAVSCRLDLSRHPSSTAMSALTGPMDKSWRAESDTIGGRGSRTPQQISPCKRKKGMDSGEKRKVLRKDNDHPPQNGSVISRPAVLTGFNAAEVVSGLFIGSYADSKRPEVLAERGISLVINVATECAVTPEMLNNPCNVHYMKFHMKDNSDEDVARYLVSFAQLIHTQLHRRQFELTRTETTPPFCKHPTNGNTNCCHSSQCAAGSTGSNATKVATNGAVGTRKFGKGAEQGMVGDGNIGAATCHGVTNAGDGCGGSNKPVASSTHNSNSVLPPMFQSWGAGGILVHCREGVSRSATIVLGYLILYGEFLSSNGCWGRISDEVATLIKEAENHSAPAVRDGSCAPVCCGSALPPSTHPSSPNGAMIRAGNCSFSPRRGVNTTTPAAVTSGSGSPSTAVGASSFAVCGNDASNNIPMSATPGTSSNNNGGAEVPNVGKNDCDVIADCACCCCVARRSVEEGSKTAGSYQWAFEMLRKKRNISPNIGFVLALQALAGECASPH, encoded by the coding sequence atggaaagagaagcaacaaaacgggaaagagggaagaaagggaagaaaaatgaacgtGGTGAGACGCCGCCAGGAAGTAGTTCGGATCATTGGGACGGACGCAACACAGCAAGCCTTCACCCCACTACTGAACCAACTGGGCGCGCTAGTAGAAGCAGTGGTGGAACCCGTTTTGAACCGAGGGCGAGGGTACACAGTTTGCCACCCGACTCGCATCTCGTCTCCTCGGTGCCGCTGCATGTACcaccaataacaacaacaacaactggggGGCGCGCGAAGGTTGCACTGCAAcggcaaaagcaacaagaagaggaagaagaatttAGCAAAACCATGCCGCTGCCTCTCACTACAACCTTTAATTGGGATGAGGAGTTGACAGACGAGCACGAAGACTTGTGGCCGCCGCTGGCGGTGCAAAAAGACAGCTTGGCAACAGGGGCACAGAAAATCACAATGTCTGCTGCCGCCGGTGACGAAAGGCAAAGCAACGCTAACAGCCGGGCCCCCGATCACCGCAGTAATCCTACGCAACGGGAGCGTGCCGCTGGTCTCCTCACCACACTCCCTGCCACGTGCAAGACAACTTCGTATGTTAGACCATTTGTGGGAAGTGTGAGAAttgaaggagaggaagaaagtaGGGATAGTCAGCTCGTAGCTGGCTTAACTTCCACGAGAACGACGTCAGCCTTTACTCCAAGGTCACCACTGGCACGCGCTCCCTTGGGAACAAATGAGAGGACCTTCAGGTCGAATATAAGTTGCACCGGCGGGGCTTTGCGCTGTGAAGCGCTGGGAGGCTTAGAAGGAAGGGTGTGCAACACGCGAGGTGGAGTACCGCGCAGCACGGCGAAGTTTGATGATATTGTGACGCCACCACTCTCGGTTGGCAAAGATGAGGCTCGGTCATTCAGCATCGGTAGATGCAGCGACATCCTTAGGGGCGGTGCTCGCATATGCCCCGGTGTGGATACAAGTGAAGACACTGAAGGGAACCGGACGCCTGAGGCGGTGAGCCAGTCACCCACAGTTGATGTGTCGCAGCCACTAGTGAGGGAATACTCATATTTTGAGGAGCAGAGCGTGAGCATAAACAGGGGCTTAGGTGAAGGGAGGGATTTTAGTCCGAGTCTTCCTTGCCAAGGAATGGTAGAAGAGGGGCCGGGAGTGGACACGATGGCTGCACGGGCTGAGGGAGGAGAAGAAGTTGGTTCCAACAGTAGATGGCAGAGGATTCGGGACCGACTCAGTGCGGCCAATGCGAATCCCTTACTCATCACACTACCGCAATCACCCTCCTTCTCACCCGTTACTGCCGCGTCTCCGGAGGCATCAGCGAATAATGAGACGGACAGACATTCGGCTCCACGGGGCCCTTCAACGACATTAAGCGCTGTGTCCTGTCGGCTGGACCTCAGCAGGCATCCATCGAGTACAGCGATGTCAGCCCTCACAGGACCAATGGATAAATCGTGGAGGGCAGAGTCCGATACCATCGGCGGGCGAGGAAGCCGAACTCCTCAGCAAATCTCACCATGCAAACGAAAGAAGGGGATGGACAGTGGcgaaaagaggaaggtgtTGCGGAAGGATAATGATCACCCGCCACAAAACGGCTCAGTTATATCAAGGCCAGCTGTCCTTACGGGCTTCAACGCAGCAGAGGTGGTGTCGGGCTTGTTTATTGGTTCCTATGCCGACTCCAAAAGGCCTGAGGTTCTAGCTGAGCGGGGCATCTCGCTGGTAATAAACGTAGCGACGGAGTGTGCAGTGACCCCTGAAATGCTGAATAACCCATGCAACGTCCACTACATGAAATTCCACATGAAGGATAACAGTGATGAGGATGTTGCGCGGTACCTGGTATCCTTCGCACAGCTGATTCACACTCAGCTGCACCGTCGGCAGTTTGAGCTGACCAGAACGGAAACGACTCCCCCGTTCTGCAAGCACCCGACgaatggcaacaccaactgTTGTCATAGTTCGCAATGCGCCGCGGGTAGCACCGGCAGTAATGCCACAAAAGTCGCTACGAACGGTGCGGTGGGCACCAGAAAGTTTGGAAAGGGTGCAGAACAGGGAATGGTGGGTGATGGTAACATTGGAGCCGCCACCTGTCATGGTGTCACCAATGCTGGTGACGGTTGCGGCGGTAGTAACAAACCTGTAGCGTCCTCTACGCATAATAGCAACAGCGTCCTTCCGCCCATGTTCCAGTCGTGGGGTGCCGGTGGTATACTTGTTCATTGTCGAGAGGGTGTGAGTCGTAGCGCAACTATCGTTTTGGGGTATCTTATTCTTTACGGGGAGTTTCTCTCCTCTAACGGGTGCTGGGGCCGGATCAGCGATGAAGTGGCAACGTTGATAAAGGAAGCAGAGAACCACAGTGCGCCTGCGGTACGTGATGGCAGTTGCGCGCCCGTGTGTTGCGGCTCTGCGCTTCCACCGTCAACTCACCCCTCATCCCCAAACGGTGCAATGATCCGCGCCGGCAACTGTAGCTTTAGCCCAAGAAGAGGAGTCAACACAACCACACCAGCAGCTGTCACCAGCGGTAGTGGAAGTCCCTCTACTGCTGTTGGGGCAAGCTCATTCGCAGTATGTGGAAATGATGCCAGTAACAACATCCCCATGAGTGCAACTCCCGGCaccagcagtaataataatggaggTGCTGAGGTGCCGAATGTGGGGAAGAACGATTGTGATGTCATTGCCGATTgtgcctgttgttgctgtgtaGCGCGCAGGAGTGTGGAGGAAGGCTCAAAAACAGCAGGAAGTTATCAATGGGCATTTGAAATGctcagaaagaaaaggaacataAGTCCTAACATTGGTTTCGTACTTGCGTTGCAGGCGCTTGCTGGCGAATGCGCCTCGCCGCattag